From one Bacteroides fragilis NCTC 9343 genomic stretch:
- a CDS encoding aldose epimerase family protein codes for MRKLAMWALGALFVAGCAETEKATTDSGLVKSNFQTEVGGKKTDLYVLRNQNNMEVCVTNFGGRIVSVMVPDKEGVMRDVVLGFDSIQDYISKPSDFGASIGRYANRINQGKFTLDGVEYQLPRNNYGHCLHGGPKGFQYQVYDAKQVGPQELELTYLSKDGEEGFPGNITCKVIMKLTDDNAIDIKYEAETDKPTIVNMTNHSYFNLDGDAGSNADHLLTIDADAYTPVDSTFMTSGEIVTVEGTPMDFRTPTPVGKRINDFDFVQLKNGNGYDHNWVLNAKGDITRKAATLESPKTGIVLDVYTDEPGIQVYAGNFLDGSLTGKKGITYNQRASVCLETQKYPDTPNKPEWPSAVLRPGETYNSHCIFKFSVDNGK; via the coding sequence ATGAGAAAATTAGCTATGTGGGCACTGGGTGCCCTCTTTGTAGCCGGTTGTGCAGAGACAGAAAAGGCTACTACGGATTCCGGTTTGGTAAAGAGCAATTTCCAGACTGAGGTGGGCGGAAAGAAAACCGATTTGTATGTACTCCGTAATCAGAACAACATGGAGGTTTGCGTCACTAATTTTGGAGGACGTATTGTTTCGGTAATGGTTCCCGATAAAGAAGGGGTGATGCGTGATGTAGTGTTGGGCTTCGACTCTATTCAGGATTACATCAGCAAGCCTTCGGACTTCGGTGCCAGCATCGGTCGTTATGCCAATCGCATCAATCAGGGAAAATTTACTTTAGATGGAGTTGAATACCAGTTGCCGCGCAATAACTACGGACATTGCCTGCACGGTGGTCCGAAAGGATTCCAATATCAGGTATACGATGCCAAGCAGGTGGGACCGCAGGAACTTGAGTTGACTTATCTTTCAAAAGACGGCGAGGAAGGTTTCCCCGGTAATATCACCTGTAAGGTTATTATGAAGCTGACAGATGATAATGCCATCGATATCAAGTATGAGGCAGAAACGGATAAACCGACCATTGTCAATATGACCAACCACTCTTATTTCAATCTGGACGGAGATGCAGGCAGCAATGCCGATCATCTGCTGACTATCGACGCCGATGCTTATACTCCCGTGGACAGTACCTTTATGACCAGTGGCGAGATTGTAACAGTGGAAGGTACTCCGATGGACTTCCGCACACCGACTCCGGTTGGAAAACGCATTAATGATTTCGATTTCGTGCAGTTGAAGAACGGTAATGGTTACGACCATAACTGGGTGTTGAATGCCAAAGGCGATATTACCCGTAAGGCCGCTACTCTTGAATCACCCAAAACCGGTATCGTACTCGATGTATACACTGACGAACCCGGTATTCAGGTATATGCAGGAAACTTCCTTGACGGTTCGCTGACCGGAAAGAAAGGTATTACTTACAATCAACGTGCTTCTGTCTGTCTGGAGACTCAAAAGTATCCCGATACTCCGAACAAACCTGAATGGCCTTCGGCTGTATTGCGTCCGGGTGAAACCTACAATAGTCATTGTATCTTCAAATTCTCGGTAGATAACGGAAAATAA
- a CDS encoding family 43 glycosylhydrolase, giving the protein MFINSLRKSPFSCSPGLILLGAFTLLSVPVYGQQIQQAERQVQQVPFLQFNFDEQGGETARNSGRGGSKYDARINGGTVEWGPGLQQGAARLSNKGHFKLPDGVLAHVKDFTLSVWVYLNEQSDNQTVCTFACGTDRYLILTTQRGNEENGVSLVMTKTQESGNHTDKEERIAYTRQKGKLSANAWHHLAFTLKGSVGTLYVDGVKAEIKTDFTVNPSLLGNTTDNYIGRPTWPDPYLNGGIDDFRLYDYALTDRQVYELASVADGRLVQEDRDGLSLGDLSAVTTDLVLPSSGKSGTTISWSSAQGQYISDSGKLYRPDAGTGNKKATLTATVRKGDVALTKDFVLTVKDIGTEPEDVNVFSMQTGNPTVPAYLADASFYYDDRTKTFYAFGTNDGAGGENVYPAQMWYSKDCKEWKNEVIAFPKSWTDYAGTLCVWAPSIEYNPDTKKYYLMYSIASNTFVGMADDLLGPWEDANGAAPGKMLFKGYDGQFFMDDDRTMYIVTDSWHFKIMKLKFDEAGKIYIDNSDPVFAKSDSNPFIGTYHYTQIEEIKNAFEASFIFKRNNLYYLMWSFNGSENYNVRYAVADKITGPYREINRSMTVPVLQRDDANRILGPGHHSMFCYGGRTFIAYHRQHYPFVDSKRQTCIDEVFFNEDGSIRPITPTHKGVTVAPDVPGDHRTNLALGKQTLTSSARVYDDSEFAPRYRTHGISFCYAGNFAVDENYGTHWDPGVGAHKPWLIVDLGSECKVDEIETIFEFTSRTYKYKLEYLSQKEAGSLDAASGSHLWKVFADRSTDGVGQSPVTDTKPGNSPVKARFIRLTILEGVDIPLRADGLDKKNAENALSIFELKVFGEDRSDDLNRIFKAESFHNLYGIALEKNAAENGFIMGQIDNNDYLLYRNVDLGKGAGTFTAKVASGTEGGKIEVYLGSLKGKPIGVLEVGNTGGDQSWEIKSTSLERIARGRQEKLYLLFKGKTGTENLLKLDWFQFTKDRMK; this is encoded by the coding sequence ATGTTTATAAATTCTTTAAGGAAATCCCCTTTTTCCTGTTCTCCGGGATTGATCCTGTTGGGGGCGTTTACCCTGTTATCTGTTCCTGTGTATGGGCAGCAGATACAACAGGCGGAAAGACAGGTGCAGCAAGTTCCTTTCCTTCAATTCAACTTCGATGAACAGGGAGGAGAGACAGCCCGTAACAGTGGAAGAGGAGGCTCAAAATATGATGCCCGGATCAACGGAGGTACGGTGGAGTGGGGGCCGGGTCTGCAGCAGGGAGCGGCAAGACTCAGTAACAAAGGACACTTCAAGTTACCGGACGGAGTCCTGGCACATGTGAAAGATTTCACTTTGTCTGTCTGGGTCTATCTGAATGAACAGTCTGACAACCAAACGGTGTGCACGTTTGCTTGCGGAACAGACCGTTACCTGATTTTGACAACCCAAAGAGGGAATGAAGAGAACGGCGTTTCTCTGGTTATGACGAAGACACAGGAGAGTGGAAATCATACCGACAAGGAAGAACGCATTGCATATACCCGTCAGAAAGGTAAACTGTCGGCTAACGCCTGGCATCATCTTGCTTTCACTCTGAAAGGGAGTGTCGGCACTCTTTATGTAGACGGAGTGAAAGCTGAAATAAAGACGGACTTCACCGTGAATCCTTCATTGTTAGGTAATACGACCGATAATTACATTGGCCGGCCGACCTGGCCCGATCCATATCTGAATGGCGGGATTGATGATTTCAGGTTGTATGACTATGCCTTGACAGACCGGCAGGTATACGAACTTGCATCGGTAGCGGACGGGCGGTTGGTGCAGGAAGACAGGGACGGACTTTCGTTGGGCGATTTGTCGGCGGTAACCACCGACCTTGTGTTGCCTTCGTCCGGTAAGAGCGGTACTACCATCTCGTGGAGCTCGGCTCAGGGGCAGTACATCAGTGACAGTGGAAAGCTTTACCGCCCCGATGCGGGAACCGGAAACAAGAAGGCAACCCTGACAGCAACGGTCCGGAAGGGAGACGTGGCTTTGACTAAAGACTTTGTTTTGACCGTCAAGGATATAGGGACTGAACCGGAAGATGTGAATGTCTTTTCGATGCAGACGGGAAATCCGACTGTGCCTGCTTATCTGGCAGACGCATCTTTCTATTATGATGACCGGACCAAGACTTTTTATGCTTTCGGAACCAATGACGGAGCGGGTGGTGAAAATGTGTATCCAGCCCAGATGTGGTACTCCAAGGACTGTAAGGAATGGAAGAATGAAGTGATCGCCTTCCCAAAATCATGGACGGACTATGCCGGGACCTTGTGTGTATGGGCTCCCAGTATCGAATACAATCCGGATACAAAGAAGTATTATCTGATGTATAGCATTGCTTCGAATACCTTTGTCGGTATGGCGGACGACCTCTTGGGGCCGTGGGAAGATGCCAATGGGGCAGCTCCCGGTAAGATGCTTTTCAAGGGATATGACGGACAGTTTTTTATGGATGATGACCGGACGATGTATATTGTAACTGACTCCTGGCACTTTAAGATTATGAAGTTGAAGTTCGATGAGGCCGGAAAGATCTATATTGACAACAGTGATCCGGTATTCGCCAAAAGCGATTCCAATCCATTTATCGGCACTTACCACTATACGCAGATAGAAGAGATAAAAAATGCTTTTGAAGCTTCGTTTATTTTTAAGAGAAATAATTTATACTACCTGATGTGGTCGTTTAACGGTAGTGAGAATTATAATGTCCGATATGCCGTAGCCGATAAGATCACGGGGCCTTACCGGGAGATCAACCGGTCTATGACTGTTCCTGTATTGCAACGTGATGATGCCAATCGGATTTTGGGTCCCGGACATCATTCGATGTTCTGTTACGGAGGGCGTACGTTTATTGCTTATCATCGGCAACATTATCCTTTTGTAGACAGTAAACGGCAGACTTGTATCGACGAAGTTTTCTTTAATGAGGATGGAAGTATCCGTCCCATTACTCCAACCCACAAGGGGGTAACGGTTGCTCCCGATGTTCCGGGCGATCATCGTACGAATCTTGCTTTAGGAAAGCAGACCTTGACCTCTTCGGCGAGGGTGTATGATGATTCGGAATTTGCTCCCCGCTATCGTACACACGGCATTTCATTCTGTTATGCCGGTAACTTTGCCGTAGACGAGAATTACGGGACCCATTGGGATCCCGGAGTCGGTGCACATAAGCCTTGGCTGATTGTAGATTTGGGCAGCGAGTGTAAAGTGGATGAGATAGAGACAATTTTTGAGTTTACAAGCCGTACTTACAAGTATAAACTCGAATATTTGTCACAGAAAGAAGCCGGCAGTCTGGATGCAGCCTCCGGCAGTCATTTGTGGAAAGTGTTTGCAGACCGGAGTACGGACGGTGTCGGACAATCTCCGGTGACGGATACGAAGCCGGGCAATTCTCCGGTGAAAGCAAGGTTTATCCGTCTGACCATTCTGGAAGGGGTTGACATCCCCCTGAGAGCAGACGGGCTGGACAAGAAGAATGCCGAAAATGCATTAAGTATTTTTGAATTGAAAGTTTTTGGAGAAGATCGGTCGGATGACCTGAACCGTATTTTTAAGGCGGAAAGCTTCCATAACCTATATGGGATAGCTCTTGAAAAGAATGCGGCCGAGAACGGATTTATCATGGGGCAGATCGATAATAACGATTATTTGCTCTACCGGAATGTAGATTTAGGCAAAGGGGCAGGCACGTTTACAGCTAAAGTTGCTTCAGGTACCGAAGGCGGGAAGATAGAGGTTTATCTGGGTTCCTTGAAGGGAAAACCTATCGGAGTGCTCGAAGTGGGCAATACGGGTGGCGACCAATCCTGGGAAATCAAGTCAACGTCTCTTGAACGGATTGCGAGAGGGCGGCAGGAGAAATTGTATCTGCTGTTCAAAGGTAAGACCGGTACCGAGAACCTATTGAAACTGGATTGGTTTCAGTTTACTAAAGACCGGATGAAATAA
- a CDS encoding glycoside hydrolase family 125 protein produces the protein MPGKNSKKMIGACVVTAALLCAPSALKAEGMLSHYTCVADAIQKDNRPEPAKRLFRSQAVENEIIRVQKLLRNSKLAWMFTNCFPNTLDTTVHFRKGKDGKPDTFVYTGDIHAMWLRDSGAQVWPYVQLANSDPELKTMLAGVINRQFKCINIDPYANAFNDGPKGGEWMSDLTDMKPELHERKWEIDSLCYPLRLAYQYWKTTGDASIFDEEWIQAITNILRTFKEQQRKDGVGPYKFQRKTERALDTVTNDGLGNPVKPVGLIVSTFRPSDDATTLQYLVPSNFFAVSSLRKAAEILTTVNKKTALANECKALANEVETALKKYAVYNHPKYGKIYAFEVDGFGNHMLMDDANVPSLLAMPYLGDVSIDDPIYQNTRRFVWSLDNPYFFKGKAGEGIGGPHIGYDMVWPMSIMMKAFTSKDDAEIKSCIEMLMNTDAGTGFMHESFHKDNPEKFTRAWFAWQNTLFGELILKLVNEGKVDMLNSIQ, from the coding sequence ATGCCAGGAAAAAATTCAAAGAAAATGATCGGAGCATGTGTCGTTACTGCGGCACTGCTCTGTGCGCCTTCAGCACTGAAGGCTGAAGGTATGTTGTCGCATTATACTTGTGTGGCAGATGCTATTCAGAAAGACAACCGTCCGGAACCCGCTAAGCGTCTGTTCCGTTCGCAGGCTGTAGAAAACGAAATCATACGTGTACAGAAACTGTTGCGTAACTCAAAGCTGGCCTGGATGTTTACCAATTGTTTCCCCAATACACTGGATACCACCGTACACTTCCGCAAAGGCAAAGACGGCAAACCCGATACTTTTGTATATACAGGAGATATTCATGCCATGTGGCTCCGTGACTCGGGGGCCCAGGTATGGCCTTATGTACAACTGGCCAATTCCGATCCGGAACTGAAAACGATGCTTGCCGGAGTTATCAACCGCCAGTTTAAATGTATCAATATCGATCCGTATGCCAATGCGTTCAATGATGGTCCTAAAGGGGGTGAATGGATGAGCGACCTGACGGATATGAAACCTGAGTTGCATGAACGCAAATGGGAGATCGACTCGCTTTGCTATCCGTTGCGCCTGGCTTATCAGTACTGGAAGACAACAGGGGATGCCAGTATCTTCGATGAAGAATGGATACAGGCAATCACCAACATATTGCGTACTTTTAAGGAACAACAGCGCAAAGACGGTGTGGGTCCGTATAAGTTCCAACGTAAGACAGAGCGTGCTCTCGATACAGTGACCAACGACGGACTGGGTAATCCGGTGAAACCTGTCGGACTGATTGTTTCCACTTTCCGTCCTTCGGACGATGCCACGACATTGCAGTATCTGGTTCCGTCCAACTTCTTTGCCGTATCTTCACTCCGCAAGGCAGCCGAGATACTAACAACCGTGAATAAAAAGACGGCTTTGGCCAATGAATGCAAGGCTTTGGCAAACGAGGTGGAAACAGCCCTGAAGAAATATGCCGTTTACAATCATCCCAAATACGGAAAGATTTATGCTTTCGAGGTGGACGGTTTTGGTAACCACATGCTGATGGACGATGCCAACGTTCCGAGCCTGCTGGCAATGCCTTATCTGGGTGATGTGTCGATTGATGATCCGATTTATCAGAATACCCGCCGTTTTGTATGGAGCCTCGACAATCCTTACTTCTTCAAAGGTAAGGCAGGCGAGGGCATTGGCGGACCACACATCGGATACGATATGGTATGGCCCATGAGTATCATGATGAAAGCTTTCACCAGCAAGGATGATGCGGAGATCAAGTCGTGCATCGAGATGCTGATGAATACGGATGCAGGTACAGGCTTCATGCACGAGTCTTTCCATAAAGACAATCCTGAGAAATTTACCCGTGCCTGGTTTGCATGGCAGAATACTTTGTTCGGTGAGTTGATCCTGAAACTGGTGAATGAAGGTAAAGTGGATATGCTGAATAGTATACAGTAA
- a CDS encoding GH92 family glycosyl hydrolase codes for MKKLALLLVGVLGTAFCTFAKSTTEPVDYVSPLVGTQSKHALSTGNTYPAIAMPWGMNFWVAQTGKMGDGWAYTYDADKIRGFKQTHQPSPWINDYGQFAIMPVTGKVVFDQDQRASWFSHKAEVAKPYYYKVYLADHDVTTEIAPTSRAAMFRFTFPESKDSYVVVDAFDNGSYVKVIPEENKIIGYTTKNSGGVPENFKNYFVLVFDKPFTFTAAVTNGNIRPGELESKDKHAGGIIGFSTRRGETVNVRVASSFISPEQAEQNLKELGKDNLEAVAAKGRQEWNKVLGRIEVEDDNTDHLRTFYSCLYRSVLFPRSFYELDAKGKPVHYSPYNGKVLPGYMFTDTGFWDTFRCLFPFLNLMYPSMNEKMQEGLANTYKESGFLPEWASPGHRGCMVGNNSASVVADAYLKGLKGYDIETLWEAVKHGANAVHPQVSSTGRLGYEYYNQLGYVPYNVGINENAARTLEYAYDDWCIYQLGKALNKPEEEIAVYAQRAMNYKNLYDKEHKLMRGKNKDGQFQSPFNPLKWGDAFTEGNSWHYTWSVFHDPQGLIDLMGGQQGFNQMMDSVFILPPVFDDSYYGGVIHEIREMQIMNMGQYAHGNQPIQHMLYLYNYSGQPWKAQHWIREVMDKLYTPNADGYCGDEDNGQTSAWYVFSAMGFYPVCPGTDQYVMGTPYFKQMKLHLENGKTVQISAPGNSDENRYIASMTVNGKTLTRNYLTHKELMNGAKITMKMSSTPNKQRGVRESDFPYSFSKEVR; via the coding sequence ATGAAGAAATTAGCGCTATTACTTGTTGGCGTATTGGGTACTGCTTTCTGCACTTTTGCAAAGAGCACGACAGAACCGGTGGATTATGTAAGTCCACTGGTCGGTACCCAGTCAAAGCATGCTTTATCTACCGGAAATACATATCCGGCTATTGCCATGCCTTGGGGAATGAACTTCTGGGTGGCACAAACCGGAAAGATGGGGGATGGATGGGCTTATACCTATGATGCCGATAAAATCAGGGGATTTAAGCAGACTCACCAGCCCAGCCCGTGGATTAATGACTACGGGCAGTTTGCCATTATGCCTGTTACGGGAAAGGTCGTGTTCGATCAGGATCAGCGTGCGAGCTGGTTCTCGCATAAAGCTGAGGTTGCCAAACCGTATTATTATAAAGTATATCTGGCCGATCATGATGTCACGACCGAAATTGCTCCGACCAGCCGTGCGGCGATGTTTCGTTTCACTTTTCCTGAGAGTAAAGACTCTTATGTAGTGGTAGATGCTTTCGACAACGGTTCGTATGTGAAAGTGATTCCGGAAGAGAACAAGATCATCGGCTACACAACCAAGAACAGTGGAGGAGTGCCGGAGAACTTTAAGAATTATTTTGTACTGGTGTTCGATAAGCCGTTCACTTTTACCGCAGCAGTTACCAACGGCAACATCCGTCCGGGTGAGCTGGAATCGAAAGATAAACATGCAGGTGGTATCATCGGGTTCTCTACACGTCGCGGAGAGACGGTCAACGTACGAGTGGCTTCTTCTTTTATCAGCCCCGAGCAAGCAGAACAGAACTTGAAAGAGCTGGGTAAAGACAATCTGGAAGCTGTTGCAGCCAAAGGACGCCAGGAATGGAACAAGGTTCTGGGACGTATTGAGGTGGAAGACGATAATACCGATCATCTCCGTACATTCTACTCTTGCCTTTATCGTTCGGTACTTTTCCCGAGAAGCTTCTACGAACTGGATGCCAAAGGGAAACCGGTACATTACAGTCCCTACAACGGTAAAGTGCTGCCGGGATATATGTTTACCGATACCGGTTTCTGGGATACATTCCGCTGCCTGTTCCCGTTCCTCAACCTGATGTATCCTTCGATGAACGAAAAGATGCAGGAGGGACTGGCAAATACTTACAAGGAAAGCGGATTCCTTCCCGAATGGGCAAGTCCCGGGCACAGGGGCTGTATGGTAGGTAACAATTCCGCTTCAGTAGTGGCTGATGCCTATCTGAAAGGATTGAAAGGTTACGATATAGAAACTCTTTGGGAAGCTGTGAAACACGGTGCAAATGCTGTTCATCCGCAGGTTTCGTCTACCGGACGTCTCGGTTATGAATATTACAATCAACTGGGCTACGTACCTTATAATGTAGGCATCAATGAAAATGCCGCCCGTACGCTGGAATATGCTTATGATGACTGGTGCATCTATCAGTTGGGTAAAGCCTTGAACAAGCCCGAAGAGGAGATAGCCGTTTATGCACAGCGTGCCATGAACTACAAGAACCTGTACGATAAAGAGCATAAGCTGATGCGTGGCAAGAATAAGGACGGACAATTTCAGTCACCGTTCAATCCGCTGAAGTGGGGCGATGCCTTCACCGAAGGAAACAGTTGGCACTATACCTGGTCTGTATTCCATGATCCTCAGGGACTGATCGACCTGATGGGCGGACAGCAAGGGTTCAATCAGATGATGGATTCTGTCTTTATCCTGCCTCCTGTATTTGATGACAGCTATTACGGCGGTGTGATTCACGAAATCCGTGAAATGCAGATTATGAATATGGGACAGTATGCACACGGTAACCAACCCATCCAGCACATGCTGTATCTGTACAATTACTCGGGACAACCGTGGAAAGCACAGCATTGGATTCGTGAAGTGATGGATAAACTCTATACACCCAATGCCGACGGTTATTGCGGTGACGAAGATAACGGACAGACTTCGGCATGGTATGTATTTTCTGCTATGGGATTCTATCCCGTTTGCCCCGGAACGGATCAGTACGTGATGGGTACGCCGTACTTCAAACAGATGAAGCTGCATCTGGAGAATGGCAAGACCGTGCAGATCAGCGCACCGGGCAATAGCGATGAAAACCGTTACATTGCGTCAATGACCGTAAACGGTAAAACATTGACTCGCAACTACCTGACACATAAAGAACTGATGAACGGAGCGAAGATTACGATGAAAATGTCGTCTACTCCGAACAAACAGCGTGGAGTACGCGAGTCGGATTTCCCGTATTCGTTCTCTAAAGAGGTACGTTGA
- a CDS encoding DUF418 domain-containing protein yields MTHTQTITPKKRINSIDALRGFALIGIMLLHCMERFDLTLAPVVESPFWQAIDTAVYDSLYFLFSGKSYAMFSLLFGLSFFMQMESQAAKGVDFRGRFLWRLALLFLFGYINGLVYMGEFFMVYAVLGVFLIPLYKVPTRWLLVLCVLLFLQIPAVISFVSLLSDNVANEPTAAAAYMDRLFERAADVFINGSLMDVLSFNTFDGQSAKCLWVFNNFRYLQLLGLFIAGMLIGRQGIHKSEEKMVKYSRLFLPYCLAFWAVFYAVAFLLPVWGVDGFALRVGQTLFKTYGNLGQMMVYFCGFTLLYYRYKGQKVLDRIAPVGRMSVTNYMAQSIVGVSLFYGFGGNFAVEFNYLQSFLLGAAFCVIQIAYSNWWIKRFYYGPMEWLWRSLTWFQVVPLSRRKASLG; encoded by the coding sequence ATGACACATACACAAACGATCACACCTAAAAAGCGTATTAATTCGATCGATGCCTTGCGGGGGTTCGCACTGATTGGCATCATGCTCTTGCATTGCATGGAGCGTTTCGACCTGACTTTAGCTCCGGTTGTGGAGTCTCCTTTCTGGCAGGCAATAGATACGGCAGTATACGATTCACTCTATTTTTTGTTTTCCGGGAAATCATACGCTATGTTTTCCCTTTTGTTCGGTTTGAGCTTTTTCATGCAGATGGAGTCTCAAGCAGCTAAAGGAGTCGATTTCCGGGGACGCTTCCTCTGGAGGCTTGCCTTATTGTTCCTGTTTGGCTATATCAACGGATTGGTCTATATGGGAGAGTTTTTTATGGTCTATGCCGTATTAGGAGTCTTCTTGATTCCTCTTTATAAAGTTCCCACCAGATGGTTGCTGGTGCTATGCGTTTTGCTGTTTCTGCAGATACCGGCAGTCATTAGTTTTGTATCTCTGCTCAGCGACAATGTGGCTAACGAACCGACTGCTGCGGCAGCCTATATGGACCGGCTTTTTGAAAGGGCGGCCGATGTCTTTATCAATGGATCACTGATGGATGTACTGAGTTTCAATACGTTCGACGGACAGTCGGCCAAATGCCTGTGGGTATTCAATAATTTCCGTTACCTCCAGTTATTGGGACTGTTTATTGCCGGAATGCTGATCGGGCGTCAGGGTATTCACAAAAGTGAGGAAAAGATGGTGAAGTACAGTCGTCTGTTTTTACCTTATTGTCTGGCTTTCTGGGCAGTATTTTATGCTGTTGCCTTCCTGCTTCCGGTATGGGGAGTGGACGGGTTTGCGTTGCGGGTAGGACAGACTCTTTTCAAGACGTATGGCAATCTGGGACAGATGATGGTTTATTTCTGCGGTTTCACTTTGCTGTATTATCGGTATAAGGGGCAGAAAGTGCTCGACCGTATTGCTCCGGTGGGACGAATGAGTGTGACGAACTATATGGCGCAGTCGATAGTCGGAGTTTCCCTATTCTATGGTTTTGGCGGGAACTTTGCTGTCGAGTTCAACTATTTGCAGAGCTTTTTGCTGGGAGCGGCTTTCTGTGTCATCCAGATTGCTTATAGCAATTGGTGGATTAAGAGATTCTACTATGGTCCCATGGAGTGGCTGTGGCGTTCGCTTACCTGGTTTCAGGTGGTGCCGTTGTCAAGGCGTAAAGCTTCGCTTGGATAA
- a CDS encoding glycoside hydrolase family 43 protein — MGKKKISTGVWLLGLLIVFCSYTGVAGAKNRSKTKTVTKSVPLGDPFILLHDGTYYAYGTHAADGIEVYTSKDLRKWKLHGLALHKDDVWADSRFWAPEIYEIDGKFYMYYTADEHICVAIADSPLGPFRQNEKKPMVAGEKMIDSSLFIDEDGKPYLFFVRFNDGNNVWVAELEDDYMTIKTETMRPCIHVSQAWEEVWPRVNEGSYVLKHNGLYYMTYSGNSFESPFYGIGCATATDIMGEWTKYQENPILQKPGNLQGVGHSAMFKDKKGRLRIVYHAHKDKEHIHPRGMYIGKVYFEKVDGIDRMRINKEYIAAELVE; from the coding sequence ATGGGAAAGAAAAAGATTAGTACCGGAGTATGGCTGCTGGGGCTGCTGATTGTGTTTTGCTCTTATACAGGAGTTGCCGGAGCAAAAAACAGGTCAAAAACAAAAACCGTGACAAAGTCGGTTCCGTTGGGCGATCCTTTTATTCTATTGCACGATGGAACTTATTATGCTTACGGAACGCATGCGGCCGACGGTATTGAAGTGTATACATCAAAAGATCTCAGGAAGTGGAAACTGCACGGGCTGGCACTTCATAAAGATGATGTTTGGGCGGATAGCCGCTTCTGGGCACCGGAGATTTACGAGATCGACGGGAAGTTTTATATGTATTATACGGCAGACGAACACATCTGTGTGGCCATAGCCGATTCTCCGTTAGGTCCGTTCAGGCAGAACGAGAAGAAACCGATGGTTGCTGGCGAGAAGATGATCGATAGCTCCCTGTTTATCGATGAAGATGGAAAACCTTATCTTTTCTTCGTTCGCTTCAATGATGGCAATAACGTATGGGTAGCGGAATTGGAGGACGATTATATGACGATTAAAACGGAGACGATGCGTCCTTGCATTCATGTTTCGCAGGCATGGGAAGAAGTGTGGCCGCGTGTGAATGAAGGATCTTATGTGCTTAAACATAACGGATTGTATTACATGACTTATTCCGGTAACAGCTTTGAGAGCCCATTCTATGGGATCGGATGTGCCACCGCTACGGATATCATGGGGGAATGGACCAAATACCAGGAAAATCCGATTTTGCAGAAACCGGGGAATTTGCAGGGAGTGGGGCATAGTGCCATGTTCAAGGATAAAAAGGGCAGACTTCGCATTGTTTATCATGCGCATAAAGATAAAGAGCATATTCATCCACGGGGCATGTACATCGGTAAGGTCTATTTTGAAAAAGTGGATGGTATAGACCGCATGCGGATCAACAAGGAATATATTGCTGCGGAATTGGTCGAATAA